Proteins co-encoded in one Arachis hypogaea cultivar Tifrunner chromosome 13, arahy.Tifrunner.gnm2.J5K5, whole genome shotgun sequence genomic window:
- the LOC112738142 gene encoding aluminum-activated malate transporter 9 yields the protein MAPKLGKSGSFRQSLAEKKERLLSMKSDGYSQLGIPMPMEEEEEYSAKRCCCSNPWYRGFSDGTVKCWKSLKRVAVKAWEMGRSDPRNVIFSAKMGLALALISLLIFFKEPFQDISRYSVWAIMTVVVVFEFSIGATLSKGFNRGLGTLSAGGIALAMSELWALAGPYDELIVIISTFIVGCCATYAKLYPTMKPYEYGFRVFLITYCYITVSGYQTGEFLDTAINRFLLIAIGAAVSLGVNVCIYPIWAGEDLHHLVAKNFMGVATSLEGVVNNYLNCVEYKRVPSKILTYQAADDPLYSGYRSAVESTSKEDALLGFAVWEPPHGRYKMLSYPWKNYVKVSGALRHCAFMVMAMHGCILSEIQAPAEMRHVFRSELQRVGSEGAKVLRELGNKVKKQEKLGREDLLYEVHEAAEELQQKIDKKSYLLVNSESWEIGNRPREEESKPQQGPGLFDIDEERKFLEYKSLSEAVLDLRSVQVPNGWDETGKSIPDDHTAMPQPAAVGSENMFRKQISWPAHVYYKADTVAKEEEESRTYESAKALSLATFTSLLIEFVARLQNLVDSFEELGEKANFVDPLEQQVPVTSDGFWTRLFNCFRSKE from the exons ATGGCTCCGAAGCTGGGGAAATCGGGGTCATTCCGGCAGAGCCTCGCGGAGAAGAAAGAGAGGCTTCTTTCCATGAAGAGTGACGGATATTCCCAACTAGGGATTCCCATGCccatggaggaggaggaggagtacTCCGCCAAACGCTGCTGCTGCAGTAACCCGTGGTATCGAGGGTTTTCCGATGGGACGGTGAAGTGCTGGAAGAGTTTGAAGCGCGTGGCGGTTAAGGCTTGGGAGATGGGTCGGTCTGACCCAAGGAACGTTATTTTCTCGGCGAAGATGGGACTTGCTCTTGCACTCATCTCGCTCTTAATTTTCTTCAAAGAACCCTTTCAGGATATTAGCCGCTACTCCGTCTGGGCCATCATGACCGTCGTCGTCGTCTTCGAATTCAGCATAG GGGCAACTCTCAGTAAGGGATTTAACAGAGGATTGGGAACGTTGTCCGCTGGAGGAATTGCCTTGGCAATGTCAGAATTATGGGCATTGGCTGGACCATATGACGAACTTATAGTTATCATTAGCACCTTCATTGTAG GATGTTGTGCCACTTATGCAAAACTATACCCGACTATGAAGCCCTATGAATATGGGTTCCGTGTGTTCTTGATCACATATTGCTACATTACTGTGTCGGGCTATCAAACAGGGGAATTTCTTGATACGGCTATAAATAGATTTTTGctcattgcaattggtgctgctGTATCTTTGGGAGTAAATGTTTGTATCTATCCAATCTGGGCTGGCGAGGATCTGCATCATCTTGTGGCAAAAAATTTCATGGGTGTTGCAACATCTTTGGAAG GTGTTGTCAATAACTATCTTAATTGTGTTGAATATAAGAGGGTGCCATCGAAAATTCTTACTTACCAGGCTGCGGATGATCCACTTTACAGCGGGTATAGATCAGCTGTTGAGTCTACCAGTAAAGAGGATGCATTG CTAGGGTTTGCTGTTTGGGAACCCCCTCATGGTCGTTACAAAATGCTTAGCTATCCATGGAAGAATTATGTAAAAGTAAGTGGGGCGCTAAGGCATTGTGCATTTATGGTCATGGCTATGCATGGATGCATACTTTCTGAAATTCAG GCCCCAGCTGAGATGAGACATGTTTTCCGTAGTGAGCTTCAAAGGGTAGGTTCTGAAGGGGCGAAAGTGCTCCGTGAACTCGGTAACAAAGTTAAGAAGCAGGAGAAACTTGGCCGCGAAGACTTGCTGTATGAAGTACACGAGGCAGCTGAAGAATTGCAACAGAAGATTGACAAAAAATCTTACCTTCTAGTAAATTCAGAGAGTTGGGAAATCGGAAACCGAccaagagaggaggagagcaagcCCCAACAAGGGCCAGGCCTCTTTGACATAGACGAGGAACGAAAATTCCTGGAGTATAAGTCTCTTAGTGAAGCTGTTCTTGATCTCAGATCAGTTCAAGTTCCAAACGGTTGGGATGAAACTGGAAAATCAATCCCGGATGATCACACTGCCATGCCACAGCCTGCAGCTGTTGGCTCTGAAAACATGTTCAGGAAACAGATATCTTGGCCTGCTCATGTCTACTACAAAGCAGATACAGTggcaaaagaggaggaagaaTCAAGGACTTACGAAAGTGCTAAAGCACTTTCCCTCGCAACATTTACATCGCTGCTGATTGAATTTGTAGCAAGGCTTCAGAACCTGGTGGACTCATTTGAAGAATTAGGTGAGAAAGCAAACTTTGTGGATCCTCTTGAGCAACAAGTACCAGTAACATCTGATGGGTTTTGGACGAGATTGTTTAATTGCTTCAGATCCAAGGAATGA